Genomic segment of Passer domesticus isolate bPasDom1 chromosome 4, bPasDom1.hap1, whole genome shotgun sequence:
gaggggctggggtgggatgggaatgggggaatggggggtttggggtgctgggatGAGGGGGGCAGTGGGGAATGGGGGTTCAggatgggggatttgggggggtttgggacATGGGGGAACTGGAGGGGGTCCAGGTGGATCTGGGatcatggggacactggggaaaGGGAGATCAGGatgggggatttgggacatggggacactgagagGTTTGAGGTTGTTATGGGATcatggggacactctgggagTCCAggatgggggatttgggggggtttgggtgatggggacactgagggggtctgggggtgctgggaccagggggacactggggaagGGGAGATCAGgatggggaatttgggggttgcTGGGTCATGGTGACACTGAGGGGGTCCAGGTGGTTCTGGCatcatggggacactgggaaggGGTCCCGAGTGGGGTGTCTGGAGGTGctgggacaatggggacactgggtgggatttgggggtttctgggacaatggggacactgggtggggtctggaggtgctgggactgtggggacaccggggcTGCTGGGACAAGGGGGGCACTGTGTCACGGGCAGGGCACACGCCCAGGGGCTCTCTGTAAACCTTTGAGGGGGGACACGCTGGGGACACTCCAGGGCGGccgtgggcagggcagggtggcagcGGGACGTGGCTGTCCCCAAAGGCCGAGGGTGGCACCGGGAGGGGGGGACACGGCTGTGCCACCTGCCCGACCCCCCGCAGGTGCACCGCGGGATCAAGGGCGTGGTCAGGGACAGCGACACCGGGCAGGGCATCCCCAACGCCATCATCTCCGTGGATGGCATCAACCACGACGTCCGCACCGGTACGGGCACACCGGGACGGGATTTGGGTGGGAATGGGGTCGGGGTCAGGCGGGAATGGAGGCGGGATAAGGacggggatgggatgggaacgGGGTGGGGGGGAGATGGGAATGAGGACAGGAatgggggcagggaaaggaacgagatgggatttgggggtggaaATGGGATGAGACTGGgaaaggggatgggatggggacaggaatgggaAGAGAAATGGGATGAGgttgggaatggggatgggacaGGAATGGATGGCACTGGGGATGTGAGTGGGACAGGGAAAGGAATGGGACAGGATCAGGAATTGCAGATGGGGGTGGAAACAGGActgggaaaggggacagggacaggaatgggatggtttggggacagggatggaggggggatgggattgggaattgcagatggggacagggacaggaatgggatggtttggggacagggatggaggggTGATCGGATTGGGAATTGCAGACGGCAACAGGAGCAGGGTtaggctgggaatggggatgggatcGGGACAGGAACGGgactggggatgggaacaggggTGGGACAAGGCCAGGcccgggctggggacagcagtgtgACACGGCCCCGCCGCAGCCTCGGACGGGGACTACTGGCGGCTGCTGAACCCGGGCGAGTACGAGGTGACGGCGCGGGCCGAGGGCTACGAGGCGGCCACGCAGCCGTGCCGGGTCTACTTCGAGAACGTTCCCACGCCCTGCAGCTTCCGCCTGGCGCGGGCAAGGGGCCGGCACCGGCACGGGGGAACCCGCCCGGGCCCCGACCCGGCCCTGCGGCTGCAGCGGCTGCGCCTCCGCCGCCTGCGCGCCCACGGCCGCGGGCACTGAGCGGAACGCGACCGGGACCGGGGGCACCGAGCGGGACGGGACCGGGACCGCGGGCAGTGACCGGGCCGGGACCGGGGTCCGCGCGGGACGGCTCCCAGTAAAGCTCGGGTGCGCTGCCGCTGCGAGTGTGCGGGCATGGAGCGGCGGAGGGACCGGGAACGGCaccgggaatgggaacgggaaccgGGCACGGGACCGGGAACAGGAACGGGACCGGGAACAGGAACGGGATCGGGAATGGGAATAGGAACGGCACCGTGAAAGAGAacgggactgggaatgggaacgggaacgggaacgggaccgggaataggaatgggaacgggaatagGAAAGGGACCGGGAATGGCAACGGGAACGGGAACAGGAacgggactgggaatgggaacgggaatagGAAAGAGAACGGGAATAGGACTGGGAATAGAAAAGAGAGCGGGACCGGGAGCGGTACCGGGGCTCGATcccgccccgagcccccgcGTGGGAACTCGGCGAGGCCACGCCCCCCGCCAGGCCACGCCCACTCTCTGCCATTCAATCGCGCCGCCGCGGTAAAGCCCCGCCCACTCGCTGCGGACCAATAGGAATTGCGCGCTGAGCCGCGCCCCTCACTAGGACACGCCCCTTTCCGTGGTAGGAATAATTAATCTCCACAAGCCACGCCCACCAAGCCACGCCCCTTTTGTTGTGTCGGGTGCTCCGCCCGGCCACGCCCCTTTCCCGATGCATCATCTGGCCCCGCCCCCACGCGCACGTGAGCGCTTGTCCCGCCCTCCCTTCATCTCTGCGCGCCTATTGGCTGCTGGcggcgggaggggcggggcgTGGCGGCGGCGGGACCAATAGGGTGCGAGCTTCATGGGCGGCGCGGAgggggcggggctgggggaACACTGAGGGGGctcggggacacgggggggacacgggggggacaatgggggggacacggggggacacggggggacactggggacctGCAGGGGTGGCCACAGAGCGCTGGGGCCGCGGGGCGCTGCTGGGCCAGCGGGACCTGGGGGGCTGCGACCTCctggggaccttggggacaatgTCCGGCTGTGCTGCCACACTGGGGGGGTCTCCAGGGTGGGGGGGTCCGGGGGTGGCCGGGCTGTGGGGTCCGGGAAGGGCCGGGCCGTGGGTGCACTGGGGGATCCTGGGGGGCGCTGGGGGTGTTGGGGTACGATAAAGGGTGGGGTGACCCCCCTGAACCCCCTGCGGTCCGGCCCCGATGCCACCATGTCCCCTCCCCAAAGGaagggctgtccccagtgccggGCTCAGCCGTTCCCGGGGGTCCCCGGGACCCCCGTGACACCCCCCGGGTGCCCAGtccggggctggggggggcgATCATCACCGTGAGGACCCCCCACCCCCCTGGGGTgaccccggccagggctggggggtccCCACAGTGGGGTCACCCCACCCCACTCCTCCATAGCCACCCATCGCTGCCCATGGCCGGGGTTTGGGGGTGACGGGGCTCTCCTGCAGTGTCCCCCCGGCCGTGCCCGAGCCCTCCgtgccctgtgcccccccaaatcccccccgtGACCCCCAACTCTGCGGGATCCCTTTGTGGCATCAccggcaggggcagcgcttcccgCTCGGCGCCTGCGCTCGCCGCGCCGCCGGAGCCTCCTCCGGCCTGGCACGGCCCGAACTGGGGGTGTCCCCCCTCCCCCGCCCCCCGTGCtgcccccggagccccccctAAACCTGCCGGACCCCCCCCCGCCGAACGATGGGCTGAACGCACCCGGCATCTTGCGGGCACAGGGGGTGCGGCACACAaagaccccccccccaaaaacaaccaaaccagcCCCCCGGCGCGGTGCTGGGGGGTCACCGAGCCCCCCTCGGGCcgcccagggaccccccggtGGTCCCCGAGGAGCCGCAGAGCCGCCGGTCCCGGATTGAGCAGCGACAGCGCCGGGAGCAGCAGGTGGGGGGGGCGGCCGGGAGGGAttgggggcgggggggggtttggggcattttggggacCCCCTCGCCGTGCCCGGCATGGCTCTGTGCCCCTAAACCCGCTGGGGGGGCTGtgcctgtgtcccctcctgtgcctgtgccccctcctgtcccctcctgtgccccctcctgtccctcctgtcccctcctgtcccctcctgtgcctgtgccccctcctgtccctcctgtcccctcctgtccctcctgccccctcctgtccctcctgtcccctcctgtccctcctgtcccctcctgtccctcctgccccctcctgtccctcctgtcccctcctgtcccctcctgtgcctgtgccccctcctgtccctcctgtccctcctgtccctcctgtccctcctgccccctcctgtccctcctgtcccctcctgtcccctcctgtgcctgtgccccctcctgtccctcctgtccctcctgtccctcctgccccctcctgtccctcctgtcccctcctgtcccctcctgtgcctgtgccccctcctgccccctcctgtccctcctgtccctcctgtccctcctgccccctcctgtccctcctgcccctcctgtgcccGGGCCCTTTGCCCCTTTGCCCCTTTGCCCCGCTCCGTCCCGGGCACAGCACGGTGCCCACACCGTGCCCACCTTTGCCCGGGGCAGGTCGTGCCGCGGCTCCCGGTGAGTGCCGGGGTCCCGGGGAGAGGGTGGGGGGCACCCCCGGATCCTGCAGCgcttcccctgtgtcccccccctCCCCAGTGCCCGTGCTGCCAGCCCGGCTGTGCCAGGTGaagcccctgccctggggcgGGGGGTGAACCCCCGAGGGCTCAGCAAGAGGGAAAAGGGACCCCCcaacttttttccctttgtttttggggggatcctcaggtgggagcagcactggcactgccctgaccccctgtgccaccccagggATGGGTCTGGGGGCACCCCGGGGGTCCCTGTGAAGGTGGGCACTGTCCTGACTCCTTGTGCCACCCCAGGGATGAGTCTGGGTGTCCCCCTCCATGGCACTGCCCTGACCCCTTGTGCCACCCCAGGGATGGGTCTGGGGGCACCCCGGGGGTCCCTGTGAAGGTGGGCACTGCCCTGACCCCCCTGTGCCATGCCAGGGATGGGTCTGGGGGCACACCGAGGGTCCCTGTGAGCGTGGGCACTGCCCTgaccccctgtgccaccccagggATGTGTTTGGAGATATCCTGGGGatctctgtgagggtgggcacTGCCCTGACCCCCCTGTGCCCTCCCAAAGATGGGCTCTGGGGGTATCGTGGGGGGTCTCCATCCATGGCATTGCCCTGACCCCCCTGTGCCATCCCACAAATGTGTTTGGGGATATCCTGGGGATCTCTGTGAGGGCGGGCACTGCCCTGACCTCCTGTGCCATCCCAAAGATGGGCTCTGGGGGTATGGTGGAGAGTCTCCAACCATGGCACTGCCCTGACCCCTTGTGCCATGGGATGGGTCTGGGGGCACACTGAGGGTCCTTGTGAAGGTGGGCACTGCCCTGACCCCTTATGCCACCCCAGGGATGTGTTTGGGGGATATCCTGGGGGTCCCTAGGAGGGTGGGCACTGCCCTAAGCCCCCTGTGCCCTCCCAAAGATGGGCTCTGGGGGTCCCCCTCCATGGCACTGCCCTGACCCCACTGTGCCATCCCAAAGACGGGCTCTGGGGGTGTCGTGGGGGGTCCCCCTCCATGGCACTGCCCTgaccccctgtgccaccccagggATGGCTCTCAGGACACTCTGGccgtccctgtccccccgtCCCCCCCAGCATCCATTCCCCCACCCCACGCCGTCCATGTCACTCCTCACCCCTCTGCGTGCCCCCGCAGGTGCCCCCATGGCGTCGTTCCGCATCCGGCAGTACCAGGAGCAGGACTACGAGGCCGTGCGGGCGCTGTTCGCCCGCGGCATCCTGGAGCACGCCCCGGCCGCCTTCCGGCACGTGCTGCGGGCGGCGCGGGTGCGCCTGGCGCTGCTGGCCGTCTTCGTGGCGGCGAGGGCGGCCGCGGGCTCCTGGCCGCTGGGGCTGGGCGCGGTGGCGCTGGCGctggtgctgctctgggtgctggtGCGCTCGCTGTGCACCGACTACGTGCGCGAGGCGCTGGGCACCGACCTGTGCGACGTGCCCGGCGCCTACCTGCGCCCGCCCGACTGCCGCTTCTGGGTGGCCGAGGAGGGCGGCGCCGTGGCGGGCATGGTGGCGGCGGTGCCCGCGGGCCGCGGCGAGCTGGAGCTGAAGAGGCTGTCGGTGAGCCGGGAGCAGCGGGGCCGCGGGTTGGCGCGGGCGCTGTGCCGGGAGGTGCTGGCGTTCGCCCGCGCCCGCGGCTACGGCGCCGTGGTGCTCAGCACCTCCATGGTGCAGGTGGCGGCGCAGCGGCTCTACGAGGGGCAGGGCTTCCGCAGGGTGGGCACCTCGTACCCCTCGCTGCTGGGCACCTTCCTGAACTTCCAGATGTTTCACTACCGCTGCGATTTGGGGGATGGCACTAAGTAGGGCCCGGGTGGCGCGGTGCCGGGATGGAGGGGCCGGCGTGGCACGCCAAACCTGGCACGCGAGGCACCGCCATGgcaccccagctccagccccggtGCGGCGAGCCCGGGACATGAGGCGTGGCCGTGGCACTGCCGTGGCACCCGAACCCTGGCACCGCCGCTGCCCGCGACCCCTGGCACCGCTATGGCACCCCGCACCCGGCCCCGGGACGCGACCCCAGCACTCCCACCCCaatcctggcacagcagcgccGGCACAGCACCGCAATCCCAGGACACGAAGCACCACCGCGgcaccccagcctggcactgccttggCACGGTGACACCAGGACGTGTGGCACTCGCTGCCTTGGCACCCCGGGATCCAGCACAGCACTCCAACCCTGGCACTGAACCATGGCACCCCCGATCCCTGCCCGGGCACAGGGGGCACCCACATGGCCCTTCCTGgatttccagcagcaggaaataaAGAGAGACCTGTGGGAACGGTGTGTGTGGCAAGGGACATCTTGGGGcatggggacatccctggggcAAGGGACAGCCTGAGGGACAGCGGACACTCTGAGGGGGAAGGGATACCTtgagggacacctgggtggaACAGGGGATGCTTTGGGCGACACCTTTGGGGATAAGAGGCCTCTTGGGGAACTGAGGACACACTGGGGGATAACGGAGATTTtgggggagaggggaaatcTTTGGGGACAGGCGACATTAGGGGGGGACAAGGCCTGTGCCCTCACCCAAGATGGCGGCGGTTCCCCTTTCCCGCTGCCCTCACCCAAGATGGCGGCGGTGCCCCTTTCTCGCTGCCCTCACCCATGATGGCGGCGGTTCCCCTTTCCCGCTGCCCTCACCCAAGATGGCGGCGGTGCCCCATTCACCTGCCCGTGCCCATAACCAAGATGGCGCCGCCCAGCCCTGCGTCACGGCGCGACGTGCGGGGCGTGGCGCGCTGAGGGAGCGCCGGGAGCGCCGGGCCCCgatcccggtgccggtgccggctCCCCTCGGCCCatcccggtcccggtgccggCTCCCCTCGGCCCATCCCGGTTCCCCCGTCCCGGCCGCGCCATGGATTGTTACACGGCCAACTGGAACCCGCTGGGCGAGGAGACCTTCTACCGGTgaggggcagcggcggcggcaccggccTGAGGGTGCTCGGGGTTCCCGGGTGTGCCTGGGGGGCTCCGGGGTGCCGGGGGTGCTCTGGGGGGTGCCAGGGATGGAAtgggggtggcagggctggaaagGGGGTCCCGGAGGTGGCCGGGTGGGGTCTGGGGTAGCCTTGGGGCTGGCGGGGAAGGGGTCCCAGGGGGTTCAGGGGGTCCCTGGGAGGACACGAGTCCTGGAgtcctgggctggctggggatgggggtcccgggggtgtcTCTGGGGTTTTGAGGGTTCTTGGAGGGGTCTCGTGGTGCCCATGGAtcgtggggctggctgggaaggggTCCCGGGATGGCTGAGGGGTCCCAGGGGTGGttgaggtgtcagggtggtcgtGGGGtggctggcaggagctcctggggtggctgggggggtcctgaggtggtcccagctcctcaggctgGTCTGGGGGATCCCTGGGGGTCTGTGGGGGTCTCCAGGATGTCTGTGGATCTTGGGGCTCCTGAGATGTCCCAGAACCAGTTTGGGAGTGAGCACTGTCCGTGTCCCccccacccatccatccatccatcatccatccatccatccataatccatccatcatccatccatccatccataaTCCATCCATcaaccatccatccatccatccatccatccatccatcatccatccatccatcatccatccatccatccatcatccatccatccatcatccatccatccatccatcatccatccatccatcatccatccatcatccatccatccatcatccatccatcatccatccatccatccatccatccatccatcatccatccatccatcatccatccatccatccatccatcatccatccatcatccatccatcatccatcatccatccataatccatccatccatccatcatccatccatcatccatccatccatccatcatccatccatccatcatccatccatccatcatccatccatcatccatccatcatccatcatccatccatccatcatccatccatccatccatccatccatccatccatccatcatccatccatcatccatccatcatccatccatccatccatccatcatccatccatccatccatcatccatccatccatccatccatccatcatccatccatcatccatccatccatccatccatccatccatccatcatccatccatccatccatcatccatccatcatccatccatcatccatccatccatccatccatcc
This window contains:
- the NAT8 gene encoding N-acetyltransferase 8 produces the protein MASFRIRQYQEQDYEAVRALFARGILEHAPAAFRHVLRAARVRLALLAVFVAARAAAGSWPLGLGAVALALVLLWVLVRSLCTDYVREALGTDLCDVPGAYLRPPDCRFWVAEEGGAVAGMVAAVPAGRGELELKRLSVSREQRGRGLARALCREVLAFARARGYGAVVLSTSMVQVAAQRLYEGQGFRRVGTSYPSLLGTFLNFQMFHYRCDLGDGTK